The following proteins are co-located in the Propionispora hippei DSM 15287 genome:
- a CDS encoding helix-turn-helix domain-containing protein, with translation MANTKYDGKHLSTTQRIKIEKGLLDGESLASIARKITKHPSTVAKEIKKYRYFPERESLARKLPCLLKKNCQLRFLCD, from the coding sequence ATGGCTAACACGAAGTATGATGGCAAACACTTGTCAACGACCCAACGCATTAAGATTGAGAAAGGCTTATTGGACGGTGAATCTCTGGCTTCTATTGCCAGAAAAATCACTAAGCATCCCAGTACAGTGGCTAAGGAAATCAAGAAATATCGCTACTTTCCCGAGCGGGAAAGTCTTGCCAGGAAGCTTCCCTGCCTTCTTAAAAAGAACTGTCAGCTCCGCTTCCTTTGTGAC
- a CDS encoding MerR family transcriptional regulator, with translation MNIAEVSRKFDLSQDTLRYYERIGLIPSVARNKSGIRDYSEEDCRWVEFIKCMRNAGLPIEVLIEYVTLFQQGEDTVAARKELLLEQRRQLLARMEDMQRTLERLTVKIDRYEQSVIVKEQELKKAGD, from the coding sequence TTGAATATCGCCGAAGTCAGTAGGAAATTCGATCTTTCCCAGGACACACTCCGCTATTATGAACGTATTGGCTTGATTCCCAGTGTGGCCCGTAATAAAAGCGGCATCCGGGACTACTCGGAGGAAGACTGCCGGTGGGTGGAGTTCATTAAATGCATGCGCAATGCCGGATTGCCGATTGAAGTGCTGATCGAATATGTGACGCTTTTTCAGCAGGGCGAGGATACGGTAGCCGCCAGGAAAGAGCTGCTGCTTGAACAGCGCAGGCAGTTATTGGCGCGGATGGAAGATATGCAGCGCACGCTGGAACGGCTTACTGTGAAGATTGACCGCTACGAACAATCAGTTATTGTTAAAGAGCAGGAATTAAAAAAGGCGGGAGATTGA
- a CDS encoding MBL fold metallo-hydrolase: MGKELIILFLLVSGGIAALIWLYLRQPQFGRLPAGSYLKKLVMSPHYANGQFQNLLPTPMLVEDTSLVTSLVKFVLAQRKRPVPNEPVPSVKIDLLTLDGRQDVVIWLGHSSYFLQLGGRRILIDPVFSSYASPVPLVNRAFAGANPYAPDDMPGIDCLLISHDHWDHLDYPTVMALQSKIRQIVCPLGVGGYFLQWGFAPECIHEGDWFDRVEVAAGLTVELLPARHFSGRLLTRNRTLWAGFALLTAQRQVYYSGDGGYGPHLKDIGDRFGGFDLAIMENGQYDQRWRYIHMFPEEVAQAAVDVRARDVLPGHTAKFALANHPWDEPFRRITAASEYKPYRLLTPVIGQPVLLDDKEQPFSHWWETIQ; this comes from the coding sequence ATGGGTAAAGAACTGATTATATTGTTTTTGCTGGTGAGCGGCGGGATAGCGGCGCTTATCTGGCTGTATTTGAGACAACCGCAGTTTGGCCGTTTGCCGGCCGGAAGCTATCTGAAAAAGCTGGTAATGTCCCCCCATTATGCCAACGGGCAGTTTCAAAATCTGCTGCCCACGCCGATGCTGGTGGAGGATACCAGCCTGGTCACCTCACTGGTAAAATTTGTGCTGGCCCAAAGGAAACGGCCGGTTCCGAACGAGCCTGTTCCTTCGGTTAAGATTGATTTACTGACACTGGATGGCAGGCAGGATGTGGTCATTTGGCTGGGACATTCTTCGTATTTTTTGCAGCTTGGCGGCAGGCGAATTCTCATTGATCCGGTGTTCAGTTCCTATGCATCACCGGTCCCCCTGGTGAATAGGGCGTTTGCCGGAGCTAATCCCTATGCTCCGGACGATATGCCCGGGATCGACTGTCTTTTGATTTCACACGATCACTGGGATCATCTTGACTATCCAACAGTAATGGCCCTGCAAAGCAAGATCAGGCAGATTGTCTGCCCCCTTGGCGTGGGTGGCTACTTCTTGCAGTGGGGCTTCGCGCCGGAGTGCATCCACGAGGGCGACTGGTTTGACCGGGTGGAAGTAGCTGCGGGCTTGACGGTAGAACTGTTGCCGGCCCGGCATTTTTCCGGCCGTCTGTTGACCAGGAACAGAACCTTATGGGCCGGTTTTGCCTTGCTGACCGCACAGCGGCAGGTGTACTACAGCGGGGATGGCGGTTATGGACCACATCTGAAAGATATTGGCGACAGGTTCGGTGGTTTTGACCTGGCGATCATGGAAAACGGTCAGTATGATCAACGTTGGCGTTATATTCACATGTTTCCGGAAGAGGTCGCTCAGGCGGCTGTCGATGTCCGGGCCCGGGACGTACTTCCTGGGCACACGGCGAAATTTGCCCTGGCCAACCACCCCTGGGATGAGCCGTTCCGGCGGATTACAGCGGCCAGTGAGTATAAGCCGTACCGGTTGCTGACTCCGGTCATTGGCCAGCCGGTGCTGCTTGATGATAAAGAGCAGCCGTTTAGCCATTGGTGGGAAACAATTCAATAG